Proteins from a genomic interval of Bradyrhizobium sp. CCGB01:
- a CDS encoding DUF1236 domain-containing protein, translated as MNKLLLTTALAALISTGAMAQSTVVTTTGTGHAAAVQIEPEYRTKIRTYVTEHKVRPVQQKIVVGQPVPREVELEAVPADWGPSLTKYRYVYSGERVMLVDPSTRTVVQEID; from the coding sequence ATGAACAAGCTTCTACTGACGACGGCCCTGGCCGCGCTGATCTCGACGGGCGCGATGGCGCAGTCGACGGTCGTCACCACCACCGGCACCGGTCACGCGGCCGCCGTGCAGATCGAGCCAGAATACCGCACCAAGATCCGCACCTACGTCACAGAGCACAAGGTCCGTCCGGTGCAGCAGAAGATAGTAGTCGGCCAGCCCGTGCCGCGCGAAGTCGAACTTGAGGCGGTGCCCGCCGACTGGGGTCCCTCGCTCACCAAATATCGCTATGTCTACTCGGGCGAGCGCGTGATGCTGGTCGATCCGTCGACCCGCACGGTCGTCCAGGAGATCGACTAA
- a CDS encoding Nramp family divalent metal transporter has product MARRKTRKKPVENKDQDSFLRRLGPGLITGASDDDPSGIGTYSQAGAQLGFGIGWTMLITYPLMAAIQEISGRIGRVTGHGIAGNVCRNFPAPVIWSMIVLLFVANTINVAADLGAMGDALKLLIGGSGTLYVVLFGAVSVIAQIFFKYERYVAILKWLTLVLLAYVIALFLAKVPWGEALKGLLIPKIEWNGPFLTTLVAILGTTISPYLFIWQSSQEAEEQRIDPDKKPLKREPEKEDEEVKRIRIDTLVGMAVSNVIAIAIIMTTAATLHASGKTDIESSAQAAEALRPVAGAMAELIFALGIIGTGLLAIPVLAGSTAYAIGEGRKWPVGLSRKPKEAVAFYGVLALSVALGVGLNFTALDPIKALYWSAVINGILAAPIMTVMMLLVRRKSVMGDLMISGPVYWLGWTATVAMFMCIIGMACSMMWS; this is encoded by the coding sequence GTGGCGAGGAGGAAAACGCGCAAGAAGCCGGTCGAGAATAAAGATCAAGATAGCTTCTTGCGGCGTCTTGGTCCCGGCCTCATCACGGGCGCTTCCGACGACGATCCATCCGGGATCGGCACCTACAGCCAGGCGGGCGCCCAACTAGGATTCGGCATCGGCTGGACCATGCTGATCACCTATCCGCTGATGGCCGCGATCCAGGAGATCTCGGGTCGCATCGGACGCGTCACTGGGCACGGCATCGCCGGAAACGTCTGCCGGAATTTCCCCGCGCCCGTCATCTGGTCCATGATCGTGCTGCTCTTCGTCGCCAACACGATCAACGTCGCCGCCGACCTTGGGGCGATGGGCGATGCCCTCAAGCTTCTGATCGGGGGATCGGGCACACTTTACGTCGTGCTCTTCGGTGCTGTGTCCGTCATCGCGCAGATCTTCTTCAAGTATGAGCGTTATGTGGCGATCCTGAAATGGCTGACGCTCGTTTTGCTCGCTTATGTCATCGCCCTTTTTCTCGCAAAGGTGCCCTGGGGCGAGGCCCTGAAGGGGCTTCTCATCCCGAAGATCGAATGGAATGGACCCTTCCTGACGACCCTGGTCGCGATCCTCGGGACGACAATCTCGCCCTATCTCTTCATCTGGCAGTCCTCCCAGGAGGCAGAGGAGCAGCGGATCGATCCCGACAAGAAGCCGCTCAAGCGCGAGCCGGAGAAGGAGGACGAAGAGGTCAAGCGGATCCGGATCGATACACTTGTCGGCATGGCAGTGTCGAACGTCATCGCGATCGCGATCATCATGACGACGGCGGCAACGTTGCACGCGTCCGGCAAGACCGACATCGAATCGTCCGCCCAGGCGGCCGAAGCCCTGAGGCCCGTCGCGGGGGCGATGGCCGAGTTGATCTTCGCCCTCGGCATCATCGGGACGGGCCTTCTTGCGATCCCAGTGCTGGCCGGCTCGACGGCCTACGCTATCGGAGAAGGTCGCAAGTGGCCGGTCGGCCTGTCGCGAAAGCCGAAGGAGGCCGTCGCGTTCTATGGTGTACTCGCGCTTTCGGTCGCGCTCGGCGTTGGGCTTAACTTCACGGCGCTGGACCCGATCAAAGCGCTCTATTGGAGCGCGGTCATCAACGGTATACTGGCCGCTCCGATCATGACCGTGATGATGCTGCTGGTTCGGCGAAAGTCGGTCATGGGCGATCTGATGATTTCGGGGCCAGTCTATTGGTTAGGCTGGACCGCGACCGTAGCGATGTTCATGTGCATCATCGGCATGGCTTGCTCGATGATGTGGTCATAA